A region of Deinococcus rubellus DNA encodes the following proteins:
- a CDS encoding S-ribosylhomocysteine lyase: MANVESFDLDHTKVHAPYIRLAGLKRTPHGDAISKYDLRLLQPNAAAIDPAAIHTLEHLLAGYLRDHLEQVVDVSPMGCRTGMYMAVIGEPDEAGVLRAFEAALSDVAAHDRPIPGVSELECGNYRDHDLTAARQHAQTALSQGLKVQQTVLIER; this comes from the coding sequence ATGGCAAATGTTGAATCCTTCGATCTCGACCACACCAAAGTCCATGCCCCCTATATCCGCCTGGCGGGTCTCAAGCGCACCCCGCACGGCGACGCCATCAGCAAATACGATCTGCGGCTCTTGCAGCCCAACGCGGCGGCTATTGATCCGGCGGCCATTCATACGCTCGAACACTTGCTGGCCGGGTATCTGCGCGATCATCTCGAACAGGTGGTGGATGTATCGCCGATGGGCTGCCGCACCGGCATGTATATGGCCGTCATCGGCGAACCTGACGAGGCGGGTGTGTTGCGCGCCTTCGAGGCGGCTCTGTCAGATGTCGCAGCGCATGATCGGCCCATTCCCGGCGTCAGCGAACTGGAGTGCGGCAACTACCGCGACCACGACCTCACGGCGGCCCGCCAGCATGCCCAGACCGCACTCTCGCAGGGCTTGAAAGTGCAGCAGACGGTACTGATTGAACGCTGA
- a CDS encoding ATP-binding protein: MTTWPVALTTGQATHDTVPVPTLTVQTLGVPRIWVASELCTLSGKSLALLVYLALEGPVHRDLLTELLWTEKAGQGARGNLRQELYRLRSKLPGSWLRVEGDWVEVRGAEVDALQLRAHLAAGRWEAAAGRVGGEFLVGLTPPAADGFSEWREQQAAQWREESLRALGGWAAELEGQGEYRAALAVHERGCALDDFSEAHQQGVIRLQLVLGEREAALQRANAFSALLRRELGTAPSQAIQRLTELAQISPNAAPLPLTGREDALYVLSHARLSLILGEAGIGKTRLCAAAAPRPGLTLRGLADLSGIPYAPLAEALSAHSAKWPPSGSLARSAMLRLLAAEDAGSTPPLPEDRALFVRLLGEVLGTVLGSGALVVEDLHWLDPGTLAVVAHHIRHGPGGPAAGRVIMTARPGELQTRADLNVILDALGRDQPLTRVQIAELSEPQLRQLTQQMVGHDAPLFSQRLHRATAGNPLFILETLRDLRERGELRQIAGLWQTPYDDSTVDYAEILTPPSVHAAIHERLSRLGEGSRRALQAAALSSEALSPAQIAEVSGLSEWDTVEALEQAQAARLITAVDGRYSFGHELYRRATAEGVVGARRQTLHRSLARMLERTGAQPARIAEHLEAALERREAWPRWREAGQRAARLFAYAKASDYFRRALACDPADADAFELLTEQAELLRHVDDQAARLKALERLRALADTLGDPERQAEAAIRLASYSTEQDDYAGAVQVALMTLEAVQAVLSPDRQAALLLEAGAALACQDNHAEALTRLGQALALTAPGTPLSTSPRHANILYWMGHCAGQQGDLQTAAQHYRAALLSLSPSHLTRGRVLTLWKLGQFETRLGQWTVALEHLSLAEHESRTLDSPPLRLLCLTALGEWELLQGHIEKALRLAADAQQLSAHSHDSEGREALAHLLMQLHERGLTPT, from the coding sequence ATGACCACCTGGCCAGTTGCCCTCACCACCGGGCAAGCAACCCACGACACTGTCCCCGTCCCGACACTGACAGTCCAGACGCTGGGCGTGCCGCGCATCTGGGTGGCAAGTGAGCTGTGCACTCTGAGCGGCAAGAGCCTGGCCCTGTTGGTGTATCTGGCCCTGGAGGGACCGGTGCACCGCGACCTGCTGACCGAACTGCTGTGGACCGAGAAAGCCGGGCAGGGCGCGCGCGGCAACCTGCGCCAGGAACTTTACCGACTGCGCAGCAAACTACCGGGCAGTTGGCTGCGCGTCGAGGGCGACTGGGTAGAGGTGCGCGGAGCTGAGGTGGACGCCTTGCAGCTCCGTGCCCACCTGGCCGCTGGCCGCTGGGAGGCTGCCGCCGGGCGGGTGGGCGGCGAATTTCTGGTGGGCCTGACCCCTCCCGCCGCAGACGGCTTCAGTGAGTGGCGCGAGCAGCAGGCGGCGCAGTGGCGCGAGGAAAGTCTGCGGGCACTGGGTGGGTGGGCCGCCGAACTCGAAGGCCAGGGTGAGTACCGGGCGGCGCTGGCCGTGCATGAGCGGGGCTGCGCCCTCGACGACTTCAGCGAAGCGCACCAGCAGGGCGTCATCCGGCTGCAGCTGGTGCTGGGCGAGCGCGAGGCCGCCTTGCAGCGGGCCAACGCCTTTAGCGCCCTGCTCCGCCGCGAACTGGGCACGGCTCCCAGCCAGGCGATTCAGCGGCTCACCGAGCTGGCCCAGATTTCGCCCAACGCCGCACCACTCCCACTCACGGGCCGAGAGGACGCCCTCTACGTCCTCTCGCACGCCCGGCTCTCGCTGATTCTGGGCGAGGCGGGCATCGGCAAAACCCGGCTGTGCGCCGCCGCCGCGCCGAGGCCAGGCCTGACGTTGCGGGGGCTGGCCGATCTCAGCGGCATTCCCTACGCACCGCTGGCTGAGGCGCTCAGTGCCCACAGCGCAAAGTGGCCACCGTCAGGCAGTCTGGCCCGCAGCGCCATGCTGCGACTGTTGGCCGCCGAGGACGCGGGGAGCACGCCGCCCCTACCGGAAGACCGTGCCCTATTTGTCCGGCTGCTGGGCGAGGTACTGGGAACAGTACTCGGCAGCGGCGCATTGGTGGTCGAGGATCTGCACTGGCTCGATCCTGGCACGCTGGCCGTGGTGGCGCACCATATCCGCCACGGCCCCGGTGGCCCGGCAGCGGGGCGCGTGATCATGACTGCCCGGCCCGGAGAATTGCAGACCAGAGCCGATCTGAACGTCATACTCGACGCTCTAGGCCGCGACCAGCCGCTGACCCGCGTGCAGATCGCCGAACTCAGCGAGCCGCAGTTGCGCCAGCTCACCCAGCAGATGGTCGGCCACGACGCGCCGCTGTTCTCGCAGCGCCTCCACCGGGCCACCGCCGGGAACCCGCTGTTTATTCTGGAAACACTGCGCGATCTGCGCGAGCGCGGCGAACTGCGCCAGATCGCCGGACTGTGGCAGACACCCTACGACGACAGCACGGTGGACTACGCCGAGATCCTCACACCGCCGAGCGTCCACGCCGCCATCCACGAGCGACTCTCACGGCTGGGTGAGGGCAGCCGCCGCGCCCTGCAAGCGGCAGCCCTCAGCAGCGAGGCGCTCAGCCCCGCCCAGATCGCCGAGGTCAGCGGCCTCAGCGAGTGGGACACGGTGGAAGCGCTGGAGCAGGCGCAGGCCGCCAGACTGATCACAGCAGTGGACGGCAGGTACTCGTTCGGCCATGAGCTGTACCGCCGCGCTACCGCAGAGGGCGTGGTGGGTGCGCGGCGGCAAACGCTGCACCGATCACTGGCCCGCATGCTGGAGCGAACGGGTGCCCAGCCCGCCCGCATTGCCGAACATCTGGAGGCCGCGCTTGAGCGCCGGGAAGCCTGGCCCAGATGGCGCGAAGCGGGCCAGCGCGCCGCGCGACTGTTCGCCTACGCCAAGGCCAGCGACTACTTCCGGCGTGCCCTGGCGTGCGACCCTGCCGACGCTGACGCTTTTGAACTGCTGACCGAACAAGCCGAGCTGCTGCGCCACGTTGACGATCAGGCCGCCCGTCTGAAAGCACTGGAGCGTCTGCGCGCCCTGGCCGACACCCTCGGCGATCCGGAGCGCCAGGCCGAGGCAGCCATCCGCTTGGCCTCGTACTCCACCGAGCAAGACGACTATGCCGGGGCGGTGCAGGTGGCCCTGATGACACTGGAAGCGGTGCAGGCGGTGCTCAGCCCCGATCGCCAGGCCGCACTGCTGCTGGAAGCGGGAGCGGCGCTGGCCTGTCAGGACAATCACGCCGAGGCCCTGACCCGGCTGGGCCAAGCACTGGCCCTGACCGCGCCCGGCACGCCGCTCAGCACCAGTCCCCGCCACGCCAACATCCTATACTGGATGGGCCACTGCGCCGGGCAGCAGGGCGATCTCCAGACCGCCGCCCAGCATTACCGGGCCGCTCTGTTGAGCCTGTCGCCCAGCCACCTGACACGGGGCCGGGTGCTGACCTTATGGAAACTGGGTCAGTTCGAAACCCGCCTGGGCCAGTGGACAGTTGCCCTCGAACACCTGTCCCTGGCCGAACACGAATCCCGAACGCTGGACTCGCCACCGCTGCGCTTGCTGTGCCTGACGGCTCTGGGCGAATGGGAGTTGTTGCAGGGCCATATCGAAAAAGCCCTGCGCCTGGCTGCCGACGCCCAGCAACTCAGCGCCCACAGCCACGACAGCGAGGGGCGCGAGGCGCTGGCCCACCTCCTTATGCAACTGCACGAGCGCGGCTTGACGCCCACTTGA
- a CDS encoding amidohydrolase: MAFQTLILAHILTQDDAQPAAEAVLVEAGRVQAVGLRADLQALAPRAEVLDHRDLLLTPGLCDAHIHLVAYGFSLSQLGLHGARSVAEVAARVAQRAANTPPGTWIRGGGFLMSELGLSDYPTAEMLDAVSQHHPVLLYSRDLHLAWANSLALRLAGVGAATPDPAGGQIVRPLGSLLESATELVARAVPEPGEAQTLAAARAGADDLAGRGYVSAHTMGYEGPQAPRALQSLAARGELPLRIWACLPHERLPEAPELIRQNSDLFQFGGVKFFADGALGSRTAWLHAPGFADGSGTGIALDSPELIRERGRQALALGLVPVTHAIGDRANTEVLDAYDDLRDLARQRGVRLRIEHAQHLRPADIPRFGGLTASVQPIHLQGDAAMISNLLPQHAQTSYAFKSLKAAGALLVFGSDAPVAPPDVRASFAAATTRVGDDGTRLAPDEALSLEETLWAFTRGPAIAAGWDDEGIVRAGARAAFTLWDSLGGHARTLLP; the protein is encoded by the coding sequence ATGGCTTTCCAGACCCTGATCCTGGCCCACATCCTGACACAAGACGACGCCCAGCCCGCTGCCGAGGCGGTACTGGTGGAGGCCGGGCGGGTGCAGGCCGTCGGTCTCCGCGCGGACCTGCAGGCGCTGGCTCCACGCGCCGAGGTCCTCGATCACCGTGACCTGCTGCTGACACCGGGGCTGTGTGACGCCCACATCCACCTGGTCGCCTACGGCTTCTCGCTCTCGCAGCTTGGTCTGCACGGTGCCCGCAGCGTGGCCGAGGTCGCCGCACGGGTCGCCCAGCGCGCCGCCAACACGCCTCCCGGCACCTGGATTCGCGGCGGGGGCTTTTTGATGTCCGAACTGGGCCTCAGCGACTACCCCACCGCCGAGATGCTCGATGCCGTGAGCCAGCACCACCCGGTGCTGCTGTACTCACGCGACCTGCACCTGGCCTGGGCCAACAGCCTGGCGCTGCGGCTGGCCGGGGTGGGTGCCGCCACGCCCGACCCAGCGGGCGGCCAGATCGTGCGTCCACTCGGCAGCCTGCTGGAAAGCGCCACCGAACTCGTGGCCCGCGCCGTGCCGGAGCCGGGCGAGGCCCAGACACTGGCGGCGGCCAGGGCCGGGGCCGACGATCTGGCCGGACGCGGCTACGTCAGCGCGCACACCATGGGCTACGAGGGACCACAGGCCCCCAGAGCGCTGCAAAGCCTGGCCGCCAGGGGTGAGCTGCCGCTGCGGATCTGGGCCTGCCTGCCGCACGAACGCTTACCGGAAGCACCCGAGCTGATCAGGCAGAACAGCGACCTGTTTCAGTTCGGTGGGGTCAAGTTCTTCGCCGACGGGGCGCTGGGGAGCCGCACCGCCTGGCTGCACGCGCCGGGCTTCGCCGACGGCAGCGGCACTGGCATCGCCCTCGACTCGCCTGAGCTGATCCGTGAGCGGGGCCGTCAGGCGCTGGCCCTCGGTCTGGTGCCGGTCACGCACGCCATCGGGGACCGGGCCAATACCGAGGTGCTGGACGCCTACGACGATTTGCGCGATCTGGCGCGGCAGCGCGGTGTGAGGCTCAGGATCGAGCACGCCCAGCACCTGCGGCCCGCCGACATCCCGCGCTTCGGCGGCCTCACCGCCAGTGTCCAGCCGATTCATTTGCAGGGCGACGCGGCCATGATTTCAAACCTGCTGCCGCAGCACGCGCAGACCAGTTACGCTTTCAAATCGCTCAAGGCAGCAGGCGCGCTACTGGTTTTCGGCTCCGACGCCCCGGTGGCCCCGCCAGACGTGCGGGCCAGCTTCGCGGCCGCCACGACCCGTGTGGGAGACGACGGCACTCGCCTTGCCCCGGATGAAGCGCTGAGCCTGGAAGAAACGCTGTGGGCTTTCACGCGCGGCCCCGCCATCGCCGCTGGCTGGGACGACGAAGGCATCGTGCGGGCGGGCGCACGGGCGGCTTTTACCTTGTGGGACAGCCTGGGTGGTCATGCGCGGACGCTCTTGCCATAA